One Spinacia oleracea cultivar Varoflay chromosome 4, BTI_SOV_V1, whole genome shotgun sequence DNA segment encodes these proteins:
- the LOC130471624 gene encoding uncharacterized protein, translating into MIETQLAQLANTFKEHHAHASLPPQSHGQKQMNAIVTRSGRIFDDVPRANKVSKPNGKDQEGVIESSGNDVVEEEPPINDEGETPILKEATLLPLPTPKLPYPQIFIRHKLDVQFSKFLDVLRNLHITLPFKEALKQMPTYSRFLKEILSGKRDCDVKETELEISNALCDLGARVSILPYSVFAKLDVGDLVPSNITLQLADRSVKYPIGKVEDVPLVVGELTFLVDFIVLDIDEDAHTPIILGRPFLATAGALNDVQE; encoded by the exons atgattgagacccaactagCTCAACTTGCAAATACCTTTAAGGAACATCATGCACAtgctagtctcccaccccaaagtCATGGTCAAAAGCAAATGAATGCCAtagtgacaaggagtgggaGGATTTTCGATGATGTTCCTAGAGCTAATAAGGTTTCTAAGCCCAATGGGAAGGATCAAGAGGGAGTCATTGAGTCTAGTGGCAATGATGTGGTAGAAGAGGAGCCTCCCATTAATGATGAAGGTGAAACTCCTATACTAAAGGAGGCAACTCTCCTACCTCTCCCCACTCCTAAACTTCCCTATCCCCAAATATTCATAAGGCACAAGTTGGATGTGCAATTCTCAAAATTCCTTGATGTTCTTCGAAATTTGCACATCACTCTCCCCTTTAAGGAAGCATTGAAACAAATGCCTACCTACTCAAGGTTTCTCAAGGAAATCTTGAGTGGGAAGCGGGATTGCGACGTAAAGGAGACT gagcttgaaataagcaatgcctTGTGTGATTTGGGTGCTAGAGTTAGCATACTACCTTATTCGGTGTTTGCCAAGCTTGACGTTGGTGATCTTGTCCCATCcaacatcaccttgcaactTGCTGACCGTTCGGTCAAGTACCCTATTGGCAAGGTTGAGGATGTTCCCTTAGTTGTTGGCGAGCTTACTTTCCTTGTGGATTTCATCGTCTTGGACATTGATGAGGATGCCCATACCCCCATTATCTTGGggaggccatttttggccaccgcGGGTGCTCTTAACGATGTGCAAGAATGA
- the LOC130471625 gene encoding uncharacterized protein: protein MPTYSRFLKEILSGKRDCDVKETVNLTENCSAIILNQMPPKLKDPANITLQLADRSVKYPIGKVEDVPLVVGELTFLVDFVVLDIDEDAHTPIILGRPFLATAGALNDVQE, encoded by the exons ATGCCTACCTACTCAAGGTTTCTCAAGGAAATCTTGAGTGGGAAGCGGGATTGCGACGTAAAGGAGACTGTGAACCTCACCGAGAATTGTAGTGCTATCATTCTCAACCAAATGCCACCCAAACTCAAAGACCCGG CcaacatcaccttgcaactTGCTGACCGTTCGGTCAAGTACCCTATTGGCAAGGTTGAGGATGTTCCCTTAGTTGTTGGCGAGCTTACTTTCCTTGTGGATTTCGTCGTCTTGGACATTGATGAGGATGCCCATACCCCCATTATCTTGGggaggccatttttggccaccgcGGGTGCTCTTAACGATGTGCAAGAATGA